Genomic window (Equus przewalskii isolate Varuska chromosome 12, EquPr2, whole genome shotgun sequence):
TCTAGGGCACGAGCATCTGCCTCACTGAGCCCAAGCCACGCACACTTGGTCTGTTGCAAGAGATGCTGTGAAAAGGGGATCCTGGCTGTTTCTGCTTCCATGATGGAAAGGCCTGGATTCCCCAAGCATcgaaagagagggagacagacatgtgAATGTCCTCCAGACAGCACTCTGGTGGGATGGGGTGTGGGAGAGTGAGGGTCACACCTTAACTGGGGTCTACCCAGGCAGACCCAGGCTCTGGACATGTTGAGAGGTCTTCCAGAGGAGGGGAGTGAAGCCTGGTCTGACAACAGCCAAATCCCCCTACTGACCCCAGGGTGGGAACATCATAATAGACTGGAAGGGTGACACACATCTCAGGCACCTGCCACTTGCCACATACACCCCCAGCCCACTGGCATTCTTTCACCCGGGGATACAGAGTCCCTGTCCCTAGATCAGCTATCTCGGTTCTCAGTTTGGAGACTGTCCATAGACTCACTGAGCACAGCTTCTGCCCAGCCTGGCTGGTGCATCTTTTTCTCTCACTGTCAGGGGAGGAGCCCATCCTGACACTCTCATTGGGCTGTGGATTCACCTCCCTTGGGCTGGGCTCAAAGCCCAGCCATTCCCATAACTACACCTGGCTTTCTTTCTAAGTAGCCTGCTCCGAGCTCCAGGATCCAGGGAAGCCCAGAACCTTCCAGACAGCCACTATGAGCACAATGGTGCCtgtcctgctgcctctgctgctccttCTGGGTCCTGCCGTCTCCCAGGAGACTCACACTGGTGAGTGGGGAAGCCAGGAGTGGCTATGGAGAAGAATGGAGGGGAGATAAGGAACAGGATAGGTGGGCTGGGAGAATGGTGCCCGAGGCAGCTGCGATTCCCAAGTGTACTGCGGGAGTGGGCGTCCAAGGCTGTCAACCAACTCAGCTCACCCCCTTCTAGAAGCATTCAGGGAGCCTGTGGACTCATGCAAAATAAGACCTTAAAGAATCGGAACCGAAAACTCTTCATTTAAGACCCAGAGAGGATAAATGACCTGCCCAGGGTCATCCAGCCAGGACAGAGCAGGAGCCACACAGGTGGAACCTCTtgttcctcccctccttccaacGGCTGGATGTACCTGTCTGACTCTCAGGGAAAGAGGGAACAACCTCAAGGGGCAGGTGTGAAGGCAGCTTAACTGGAGGGATGGTTCTGGAAGGACCTCACCCCACAGTCAGACACTACTCCAGTGGGCCTGGAAGGTGAGTGATTGTGAAAGGAGCCAGCTGGAGCTTGGGAAGAACCAGCGTCAGTTCTAGGATGGGGAAATGAGGCTGTTTTTTGACATGCAAAatttcaagaagaagaaatgtaagCCAAACTGTACAAGTGTAAAATTCGTTATATTTATAAACGAGcagaatatgtattttataacaaTTAATGACATTTAGAATGTTATCACCTCCTACACCAAAatctgtgttagtcagggttctccagagaaacagaactaataggatgtATATGCAgataaaaagagatttattttagagaattggctcacacagttgtGGCAGCTGGCCAGCCCAAAATCTGCAGAGTaggtcagcaggctggagacccagagaagagctGATGTAACAGTCTTGAGTCCGAAGGCAGTCTGGAGGCcaaattccttcttctttggggcacctcagtcttttctcttatgGACTTCAACTGatcagatgaggcccacccacattatggagggtaatcagCTTTACTGACATTCTGCTGAGTTAAATGTCAGTCACATTTAAAAACCAATTAGCAAGAATAATTTCAGTACTTGAACTAGGAATCTGCCATATGACCTCTAAGATTATTAACACTCAGGTAAGTCATATCATGAATTAATTATGGAAatgtcccccccgccccccaccagtCCCTGCCTTCCACCAAAATGCAAGGTACAGGCCTGGGAATTCTGAGATCGATCCTGGTCTTAACCTGTGCTGATCCATTCTGGGTCATTTCCCGAGTTTTCCAGTAAATTCTCCTTTCAGCACTTTCTAACTATATGTATTTGTCAGGTTCGACTAGGCTATGCTTCAGTAGTAAAGTTTTTAGTGGCTTAACCCTACCGAGGTTTCTTTCCTGCTCATACAAAGTTGACTACAGTTCAGTCAACTTTCCTCTCCTCCATGGGGTGACACAGGGATCCAGCTGTTCGCATCTTGAGACTCTCCTGTCTCATCCTGGGGCCTCCACAGTCATCGCCtaaagggaagagagacagatGGGGCAAACCAGCTCATCAGTCCTCAGACCAGAAGAAAGACATCACTTCCCTTTTgacagaactcagtcacatggtcCCAACATACCTACAAGGGGGCTGAGAAATATTATGTTCTTGTGtgccaagaaaaggaaacaagacaCAGAAGGGTCTCTGAAATGTCATCCCAGAAAAGACGTAGAGCCCTTTTGCTCGAGCGAGCCTCCAGTGGTGTGAGGCTGACAGCAGGGTGaagagagctggggaggaggaggcccaAGGACCAGGtctccctccctggccctctgCTGTCTCACGTTGGCCCCCACACCTCAAAGTCTTCTCTTTTGCAGGGCCTTACTCTCTGAGCTTCCTCTACACTGGGCTGTCCAAGCCCGCTAAGGGTTTCCCCAGGTTTCAGGCCATCGCCTACCTCAATGACCAGGCCTTCTTCCGCTACGACAGTGAGGGCAGGAAGGCTGAGCCCTTGGGCCCGTGGAGCCAGGTGGAAGGGATGGAGGACTGGGAGAAGGAGAGTGAACTTCAGAAGGCCAGGGAGGACATCTTCATGGTGACCCTGGAAGACATCATGGACTATTACAAGGACAGAGAAGGTCAGTGGACGACGGACTGCTGGGGTGGAGGGTCTCAGCTCAAGAGGCAGCCCTGCAATTGTGAGTAGAAAAGGGTCAGCAGGATGGAAATAATCCCAATCCCAAAGGAGGAACGGGAAGCACAAGTAGAAATACACAGACATTTCTgtatctcccccaccccacaacacatctgcttttctccttccccatcaCATCTCCCATCCTCACTCCCAGGACTCAACTCACACAGGAAGTGATGGCAGAGCCAGCGCTTATCCAGGCACATCTGACCTCTCAGCTCCACACCCCCGCCCGTCTGAGGCTGATCCCACTTTAGAAGGTGTCAGACTCACCCTTGCCCACGGATGTTGGGTAGAGAGTGAGCCAGCCTTGGGGTCACTCTGACCTGGGTTCATGTGGTGGTTCTGCCAGTCACTAGCTGTTTCACAGTGAACATGTTTCTTAATTATCTGGTCTGAATCTGCAAAACTTGGAGCATTGAGACTCGCCTTCAAGCGATTTCATAAAACTTGTTTATGAAAATTCCCTGAAGGCTGGGACATAATCTGTCTTAATCTCCCCTGTAGCCCCATCATCTAGGACAGCCAATAATACTTGCTCAAATGAAATTTGCTGAGTGATTGAGAGGAAGTACCTAGCACAGACCATGACCCATACGGAGAGCTCGGGAATGACTGAATTCAGGACCATGATGGTTAAAGTTACATGGAATCCTAAACACCCTCTTGTCCATAAGGAGCAAACTCAAGAGAGGTCAACTGGACATGTGGTGTGAGGAGCTGATCAGAGCATAGCACAGAGACTAGTTCTTGTGTCTCTCAGCCCAACACTCTTTCTCCTGAACCACACTGCCGACCCCCACTGCCTACCCTCGAGGGTGAGTGTCAAAAGATGGGTTTCTTGAGGGGGCCTGcatggtggcagagtggttaacatgctctgcttcagcggcccagggttcacaggtttggatcccaggcgtggacctcgcactgcttatcaagccatgctgtggccggcatctcacatatacagtagaggaagatgggcacggatgttagctcagggccaatcttcctcagcaaaaagaggaggattgatggcagacgttagctcagggctaaccttcctccaaaaaaaaaaaaaaaagatgggttTTTGAGTACAAAAATGCCCAAGAAGCTACACAGAATCTGAAAGTTTCCAAAAGGAGGCAAGAGTTATGCAAAACTGAAAGATGTGGAATGAGAAGCCCTGGTAAGGAAAACGCCCTGGTTTGTGTGTCAGAAATAGGAGAGGGTAAGGCCGGGGAGGACACTGGGAGACATTGTGATTGGTTGGAATAGAAATGTTGAAGTGAGTAACTATGAGTAAAGAGGATAAAGAGACTAACACCAGGTATTAGAAAATAATAGCACCTCATATTTAGTgagcaattactatgtgccagcacaTGTATTAACATGTGCAACGCTCACAATAACCCTCTAAAATAGTACTATTGCCAATgccatttcagagatgaaaaaattgaggcacagagaagttaatgGCCCAACTTCATGCAACAAGCcaggcgggggtggggagagatctgggatttgagcccagacaGCTTGAGATCAGAGCCTGTGCCAATAGCACTAATCAGTATTCGGTAAACACCTACTTTTATAATCGAAATGGAGAGGTCATGTCCCCTTTCCCTGAGGAGGCCCATTTCCAAGAGCTGTTGCTaatggggaggggagatggcgctttagagatttttattaaagatatcAAACACCGGAAAAGAGGGAACAAGTGATCAAGCTATGTTTACTCAAGTGGTGACATCAACTCCACTTAGAAGTGAAAACAAAGGAGGGATTTCGTAATCTATATAAAACtacaaataatttctatttaactTGGAAATGCACTTCAGCATGGCTGCATGAGGTTCCTAAGAACTCACAGCATATTTGAACAAAAttcattaaatgagatgatgcagaGGTGCTGGCAAGCCGGGCTACAGTCTGTAGCTCTCTGAAATTCCCTGGCTGGGAAGAATGCAGCTCATCTCAGACTGGCCGAAaacaccaaaccaaaccaaatttccctctctctgtctgctgTAACGTCTGGCAATAACCCATTTGTCAAGATAAAGGGATGGCATGCTTAGATTTCAAAAACCTTTCTTCCTATTGGGTTGCAAACTGTGTAGGAGTAAGAGTTATTACGACTGGGTTGATGCCAGGCTGACTGACTCCCGGGGGGCTGGGGGGATGCAGGGTCTCACACCTTTCAGGGACTGTTTGGTTGTGAGCTCCGGAATAACCAAAGCAGCGGAGCCTTCTGGAGGTACTCCTACGATGGACGGGACTTCATCGAATTCAACAAAGAAATCCCAGCCTGGGTCGCCCTGGACCCAGCAGCTCGGGACACCAAGCAGAAGTGGGAGGCAGAAGAAGTCTATGTGCAGCGGGCCAAGGCCTACCTGGAGGAGGAGTGCCCGGGGATGCTGCGGAGGTACCTGCAAGACGGCAAGATCTACCTGGACCGACAAGGTACCCGCCGCTTCCTCGGTCCTGCTCCCCTGCACTGAGCTGAGACAGACTGAGGTGGTCACAGGCTGGGAGCTCAGGGGAACAGCTCAGGAGAATCCCACAGTGGTTTGTCTCTATGATGATGCCTCCTGGCTGGACTGTGGAGAGCAGGCAGGCGTGTGAAATGTCTGTGCTGGAAGGATGAAAATGAGCAAGTGTGACAAGACTGATTGTCACAAGCTGAGACTTTAGTTCGAGAAGTAGCGAGAAAGAGGGTCTTGTGGGACAGAGCTGGGAAGGATCTGATGGACGGAGTGGCAGGCAGAACTAAGGGGCAGGGCTGACAATGGGGGAGAAGGGAGCCACCAAGCTCACTCAGAGGTttgggaaaaaacagaaagttgTATGTGGGCAATCACAATTTCTTGCCATCAAAAGTCAGTAAGTGGAGGAGGCGCTGGGGCAAGAGAGCAGCCACGGACACCCCGTGACCCAACAGGCAAGGCTCAGGGGAAGCTCTAAGATCACTGACATCCGGGGTGGGGGCGACATGAGCAGGCAGATGTCTGCTTCAGGCCCTCAGTACCCATGCTCCGTCCCTCCACAGATCCTCCCTCTGTGTCAGTCACCAGCCACGTGGCCCCAGGAAAAGAGAGGACACTCAAGTGCCTGGCCTATGACTTCTACCCACGAAGAATTGGTCTGCACTGGACCCGGGCCAGCGATGCGCAGGAGACTGAGTCAGGGGGAGACATTCTTCCCAGTGGAAATGGCACTTACCTGTcctgggtggtggtgggagtCCCCCCTCAGGACAGAGCCCCCCACTCCTGCCACGTGGAGCACAGTAGCCTGGCTCAGCCCCTCTCTGTGCTGTGGGAtgagaggcaggaagcagaggtTAAAGGTGGCTTGGGGACTCGAGCCCAGTAGTTAGCCTTTCTGCAGGACACGAGAGATCTGAACTCTAACAATCACTGTCAGCGTCATCAGCGGGGCCCAGGGAACAGTTCCAGACGACAGGTGGTGGATCTGGAGACGGAAGACTTGAATGCCGGGCACGGAGCTGATTCACCGCCAAACCGCCCAGCAAAACCCCATCATCGAATCTGTAGGATCAGATCAGTAATAATCGTCTGGCCCAGCACCCAGGATAGAAATGTATCTGTAAACCATGAAATGCTGTAGAAGTGTGAATAGATTTTATCCTTTGTCCCGTCCCCTGAGTATTTGATTCATCTGAAATTCTGGGCATCCACTCGAAGCAATGTTCACTAGGCATCTTGACCTAGGATGTCTACCGTCTTGTGGTGTGGACCACCTGGTCTCTCGGGCGTTGCTCAGGAGCCCGCTGCTGACGTCCCCTCTGCTTGTGAGGTTGCAGAACTCTGTGGCCTCTTCAACACAAACCCAATCCtcctctgtacctcagtttctccagcacTCCCTTGCTCCCTGTGAGACACCACCATCCACTCCAACAATTTCCCCCTTTGCACACCATGTTGGCCCTTGGGGCCACGCACCACGCTCATTTGAGAGGCTCGTGTCTCAAGGACACACTCCCAGGGAAGCAGGAAGCTGATATTCCTGGACTCCCTCCAATTTCATTTGAGTGTGTTTGTATAACATTcatagaaaaacacattttttttctaacttagaTTTAAACCTCAAAGACAGAGCAGAACTCTCACACCTGACCTTTTCATTAAGCTCGCCTACCTatgactgttttttctttcctgtgtgacAAGACCTTCCTTCAAGGACACCCCATCCTCAGCCTCCAAAGTCAACCCTCCAAGCAGAGCTCCTTAAGGAAATCATTCCCAGCCTTCAGAATTCTGAGCTGACTCTCTTGTCTTTCTTGATAGCCTGAATTAAAgtctacacttttttttttttttttttttggtgaggaagatcagccttgagctaacgtctgttgccaatcttcctctgttttgtatgtgggatgccatctcagcatggcttgatgagcagtgtgtaggtctgcacccaggatccaaacctgcgaaccccaggccgccaaagcggagcacaagaacttaaccactacgccaccaggccagccccaaaaagctattcctttttctattattattattttgagccAATTTGAAAATCAAAGCTGAGAAATAGCTTCTCTAGTCTATATGAAATCCGCATTCCTCTCCTCTGGGGCAAAAAAGTTCTGTCTAAACCCCCTGTAGAAGGGCTGCAGGGAAGAAAATCCAAACAGTCAAGAGGGAACAATGTGGTGACTGGTATTTCATACGTTATGACACTtggaacaaataagaaaaacgCATGACAGGAGAAAAGTTTCAGATCAATGAGGAAACCTAAGGGCTACATGAACAGGCAGAGCTAAGGCAGGCTGGAATGTGCAATCCCACCCACCAATGACAGGACAGATAGGGTGGGggtagaggaggagaaaaacCCCCAGAAGACCCACCCTGGCCAGGTGTGGGGGAGGAGGCGAGGGGCACAGAGCCACTTGGACACCCAGAGAAACGTCCTGGAGGGATCCGGTTTCCAGAGCAAGTGTGAAGGCCTAAGACAGCTTGTCAAGAAAAGGTAAAAGGATTGTTCCAGACCAGTTGGGTGAGAGACAGCTGAGAGCGGAGGGCCACAAGGGCCTCAGGTGACCTGAGCAGGGGGCTGGGCCATGGGCATCAACTGGTCACACCAGGGAGGATAAGGAGTCAGGAGAAGCAAATGTGGGTCCTTCCACAGTCACTTCCTGCCCACCCAACAAAGAACACCAACAGATTCTCCTCCAGGCAGGACAGACTTCAAGCGCAACTTGAGGATGCCCCACCCCAGGAGGGCCTCGTTTCCACAAATTATCTTCTTCTTAATTCCTCAGTCCCTTAGTACTAGCTGGTCTCTCTGGAGCATTCCTCTGGCTATCGCTCACCAGCTAGACGGGAGGGATGGAGCGCTCTGAACTAGGCAGGAGACACCAACCTGATATAGCACTTAAACACATTCTCTGTTAAACAATCCTCTTCAATATGGCTGAATGCTGCTTGTTCCATCCTTTTTCCCAGCTAGAACTTGCTGTTCTAGCCAAACAGACCTTATTGTTCATCAGACACATTTagtattttctacttcttttgctcatttatcGGTGAATTCACTCAAGAATTATATATTGAGTGTCTATTTTCTGCTCGGTACTATAATAAGCACTGGAGACCTGGTGGAATAAGGTAGGTACAGCTCCTTCTTGCATGGAGATTCCCCCAAATCTGCTTATTGAAACAATACCTACTGTCAAGGTCCAGCTCAAATCTTACCTCCTCCCATGACCACTCCCGTGACCACCAGTGTCAACATATCCTCTTTCCATGCTGAGATTTCTCGCAGATAGAAATATCAGGGAAGATTTCAAGAAAGACATTTGAGTGAAGCCAGTCTCCACACTATCTAAGGATGTCACAAGCAATCTCAGACCACCCTATCacctattctcttttttcttccttcccaagtgaaaagaaagggaaaaaataaagaaatcaaagatgggACTATCTAGAAGAAACGCATTTGGAGAAAAGGGCACAGCAAATGCTAAGTGCCCAGGGGCAGGAACAATCTTGATGATTGAAAGACAGAATAAAGACCAGTGGGGCTGGAGCATCACAAACGAGAGCAGAGTCATAAGAGAAGATGTTGAAAAGGCAGATCATGTAGAAGCCAGATCATGTAGGGCTTTGTAAGCCTTGGGAAGGAGTTTCTATTGCAAGTGGCAACTCTTGGTGGACTTTAACCAAGATGGTGATACGACttgacttagatttttaaaacatccctttggctgctgtgtgaagAACTGACAACAGTGACACAAGAATGGAAACAGCGAAACCAGATATGAGTTCCAGTGAAGGGCTTGGACCAGTGTGGTAGCAGTGGGGAAGGTAGTAAGCAGCCAGTTTTAGGATACATTCTGGAGATCAAGCCTGCGGGACTTGCTGTGGATCCCAACGAGCACTGAGTTTGCTGATAGGTTGGATCTGAGCTGTGGGGGAAAGGAATGACTCACATCTGAACCCCAAGTTTTTGATCTGAGTCACTTCTTGAGGCCCTCTCCTTCGAGGGCTGTCACATCACACACAGGCCTCCACACTTCTCTTCTGAGACAGGACCCTAAAAGTTGTTCTCAGCTCCCCTTTTCCCTACCCACCAGTCCCAATCCATCACCAAGTCCTGTGGGTCCTTATTGCATAATCCATTCCAGTCCTCCGCTGACCTCCCCACCATCCAGTCCTCAGGGACTCGAGGTCCATGTGGCTTCAGAGAGACTGGGACATTCTGAACCCTGAccttgttaaaagaaaaagaagctccCTGCTTCCCACCTGAGCAGGAGTTTTCAAGGTGACCCACCGGGAGTAGCATTTCCAGGGCTCCCAGTCACCACTTGGGAACCCACAGTAGCTCCTCCCAGAATCAGCCTCCAATCCAATCCGTGCTACTCCTTTCTGCACTCTTCCTCGCTCTTCCAGCTCAGACCTCCGTCTTCTCTCCCTCTAGCCCAAGCTGCAAGCTAAGTTCCCAATTACCCCCGACTTGTAGCACCCTCTCCTTACCTGGCCTGACCCTGCCTGCAACCTTTCTGACAAGATCATCCTCAACAGCCCCGCCTGCCAAGCCCTTCAGAGGCAGCTTCAGCGTAGCTCACAGCACCCCCTCGTGGTCCAAAAGCAAAGGTGCAGACTGGCGGTCCTCACCTGGAAGGGATCTCCTTGCGCTTGAGCGTCAAGATATCCTTTGCCTCCCGTGGAATCTGATGAAGCCAAGGTGGCTGGATTAATATCCGCAAAAGCAGGAGGGCTCCTGGAGGTGGAAATGCTTTCTACCTGGGAGGTCAATAACTGCTATAGATCATTCTTAAACTAAGagctggcagagagaggaaggaacccATGTTGGCCCAAACTGAAGAGACCCAGCTGAACTTGTCCCTGAAGCCAGGTTGACAGAGGCTCCTCCTGCGCGCTGCCCGGGGAGGCAGAAGGGCAAAGACTCCCAGACGGCGTCACCAGACACCTCCTCCCCCAGACGTGCCACCCCTTTCTTTGATCATTTTGGTttactatgttttctttcattttattttattttccactccCCAGGAAATCAAGTTCATCATCACTCCGCAGGACACAGCACATGGTTAGCCTCAGACGGCTCAAGGCCTCTCTGGCTTTCCTTTACGAAATTATTGTCCCAATTCGTCTCATCCTAACGTTGCAGCCCTCTGGCTGTTCATAAAGACCAGCCTCCACCCCACACACCGCCTTCTAGTGGGTTCTCTTCTGGCTGGGCAAATGAGTCAGGGTGAGCAGCCTCAGGAGCTGTGGGGATGAAGacttgctgcctttctctctgtgtcATCCAGGAGTCACGAAATCCCTTTGCTGTGACCCTTTAACTCTGGGAGAGCATCACCCCCTTGAGAATCCGGCAAAATGAGCTAGCCCTCTGTAGCAGTCGCCGCTGGTAACTGACCCACAGCCTCTCGGCGTTCCTTGTTCTCGTGCAATGGATGCCGTAACAGAGTACCGCAGACTGGGcaccttaaacaacagaaacgtatttctcgcagttctggagccTGCAaatccgagatcaaggtgtcggcagggttggtttctccagaggcctctctccttggcttgcagatggccgccctCTTGCTGCCTCTCCCCATGGTGGTCCCTCTGCACACGCACATACCTcgtgtctctttgtgtgtccaaatttctttttcttataaggacaccggtcatattggatcagggcccaccctaacggcctcattttaacttaattacctctttaaaggccctctctctacatatggtcacattctgagggctTCGGGCTGGAGGTTGGGGCttcgacatatgaatttgagggcgAGCAGACACAATTCATCCCTTAGCATTGTTGTTGCAGGCTCCTGCTACTCTGCCTGGCAGCTTTTCTGCTCTGGGCTGATGCTTAGTTTACACATTGCAAAACTGTAAAGGCTTTTTGGGGTAAGAATGCGCCTTCTTAAGGATCCAGGGGAGTGGAGAATTAAGTCCTGAACatctggtttggtttggtttggtttggtttgaggaagattagccttgagctaacatctgctgccaatcctcctctttttgctgaggaagattagccctgagttaacatccatgcccatctccctctactttatatgtgggacgcctaccacagcatggcttgccaagtcgtgccgtgtctgcacccgggatccaaaccagaaaaccctgggccgccaaagtggaacatgcgaacttaaccactgcaccactgggccggccccctgaacaTCTCTATTTTAATATTGGAATTAACCTATCTAAATACATTGCAATTACTGACACTGTTGAATTGTCTCACCTcatcttctgttttctatttaccaTGCTTTCTTGTTACTTCAAACTTACCACGTGTGAGGCCCAAGGCTGAGGGCacaatggtgaacaagacaggcaaAGTCCCTGACTTGGCAGGACCTACCATGATGCAGAGTTGTGTCCAAGAACATCCTTGGTGGCAAACAACAGGTACTAGCTGGCTAACTtaagcccagccccacccccaaaaaaggaCTTTATTGGTAAAATTTTGGGTAATTCAAGATTTTGAGATGTAATCTTCTAAggcaaacacagaaaagaaaagtatgaGGTGAAGGCCAAATTGCTCTGGATTAaacattttaatgtgaaaatCAAACTCTTAAATATcttactggaaaatatttttataaccttGGGGATAGGAAGGATTTCCTAAGCAAGACTCAAAAAGCataaacaaggggctggccccgtggccgagtggttaagttcatgcgctccgctgcgggcggcccagtgtttcgttggttcgaatcctgggcgcggacatggcactactcatcaggccacgctgaggcagcgtcccacatgccacaactagagggacccacaacgaagaatatgcaactgtgtaccggggggctttggggagaaaagggaaaaaataaaatcttaaaaaaaaaaaaaaagggggctggccccgtggccgagtggttaagttcacgtactccactgcaggcgacccagtgtttcgtcggtttgaatcctgggcatggacatggcaccgctcatcaagccacgctgaggtggcgtcccacatgccacaactggaaggacccacaacgaagaatatacaactatgtaccagggggctttggggagaaaaaggaaaaaaataaaaataaaaactttaaaaacaaaaagcataaacaaaaaaaagattgattaAAGTCTGCTGTGTTAAAACTTAAAACATGTACAGCAAAGACACAAGTGAAAAGCAAACCCACATGCTGAGAAGACGTATTTTGCAGTGCATAAAATC
Coding sequences:
- the AZGP1 gene encoding zinc-alpha-2-glycoprotein isoform X2, translating into MSTMVPVLLPLLLLLGPAVSQETHTGPYSLSFLYTGLSKPAKGFPRFQAIAYLNDQAFFRYDSEGRKAEPLGPWSQVEGMEDWEKESELQKAREDIFMVTLEDIMDYYKDREGSHTFQGLFGCELRNNQSSGAFWRYSYDGRDFIEFNKEIPAWVALDPAARDTKQKWEAEEVYVQRAKAYLEEECPGMLRRYLQDGKIYLDRQDPPSVSVTSHVAPGKERTLKCLAYDFYPRRIGLHWTRASDAQETESGGDILPSGNGTYLSWVVVGVPPQDRAPHSCHVEHSSLAQPLSVLWDERQEAEVKGGLGTRAQ
- the AZGP1 gene encoding zinc-alpha-2-glycoprotein isoform X1, translating into MSTMVPVLLPLLLLLGPAVSQETHTGPYSLSFLYTGLSKPAKGFPRFQAIAYLNDQAFFRYDSEGRKAEPLGPWSQVEGMEDWEKESELQKAREDIFMVTLEDIMDYYKDREGQWTTDCWGGGSQLKRQPCNWSHTFQGLFGCELRNNQSSGAFWRYSYDGRDFIEFNKEIPAWVALDPAARDTKQKWEAEEVYVQRAKAYLEEECPGMLRRYLQDGKIYLDRQDPPSVSVTSHVAPGKERTLKCLAYDFYPRRIGLHWTRASDAQETESGGDILPSGNGTYLSWVVVGVPPQDRAPHSCHVEHSSLAQPLSVLWDERQEAEVKGGLGTRAQ